One genomic region from Sphingobacterium sp. UGAL515B_05 encodes:
- a CDS encoding transposase: MSSISQILRSRETNPIEGMHRQIRKIRKSKGAFSSEQALMKLMFLIIKDISKKWTMPVHNCGLTISQLYIKFGDRLKLDRGF; the protein is encoded by the coding sequence ATGAGCTCAATAAGCCAGATCTTGAGATCCAGAGAGACTAATCCTATTGAAGGAATGCACCGTCAGATCCGAAAAATAAGGAAGTCTAAAGGTGCATTCAGTTCTGAGCAGGCTCTTATGAAGCTGATGTTTCTTATAATAAAGGACATCTCTAAAAAGTGGACAATGCCAGTGCATAACTGCGGCTTGACCATATCCCAACTTTACATTAAATTTGGGGATAGGCTCAAACTTGATAGAGGCTTTTAG
- a CDS encoding TlpA family protein disulfide reductase has protein sequence MKNKIIGTTTMKKYLTSLFLFMLMLGKLHGQTDFTKPEDTLTILEHPSSFSDLIKQFKGKVIYIDIMASWCKPCIQELKISKGLDQFFAKENIVKLYISIDNFGQTDKAIEILKTENIKGYFVTYQAPDGKPNQFATDLENLLLFDNKKQFRGIPIYAIVDKQGTLITNDAKRPSSGEELKKQLQKTNNSHN, from the coding sequence ATGAAAAATAAAATTATTGGCACTACTACAATGAAAAAATATCTAACTTCCTTATTCCTCTTCATGTTAATGCTAGGAAAGCTACATGGACAGACAGATTTTACGAAACCTGAAGATACACTCACCATTTTGGAGCATCCCTCATCGTTTAGTGATTTGATTAAGCAGTTTAAAGGGAAGGTTATTTATATAGATATCATGGCCTCATGGTGCAAACCATGTATTCAGGAACTTAAAATTTCTAAAGGACTTGATCAGTTTTTCGCTAAGGAAAATATAGTCAAACTTTATATTAGTATCGACAATTTTGGACAGACAGATAAAGCGATAGAAATTCTAAAAACCGAGAACATCAAAGGATATTTTGTAACATACCAGGCTCCGGACGGAAAACCTAATCAATTTGCAACGGATTTGGAAAACCTACTTTTATTCGACAACAAAAAACAATTTAGAGGTATACCCATTTATGCAATAGTTGATAAACAAGGAACACTGATTACCAATGATGCAAAAAGACCAAGTTCCGGAGAAGAACTTAAAAAACAGTTGCAAAAGACAAATAATTCGCACAATTAA